One stretch of Emys orbicularis isolate rEmyOrb1 chromosome 7, rEmyOrb1.hap1, whole genome shotgun sequence DNA includes these proteins:
- the CISH gene encoding cytokine-inducible SH2-containing protein yields the protein MRFSWSWSDMIICVQGPHPLLAEEKFRRQSLRGIAVDLSEQIMQPRSVTVFQGESAPAFMAPAPENNLPRMRDPEEDLLCIAKTFSYLRESGWYWGSITASEAKQHLQKMPEGTFLVRDSTHPSYLFTLSVKTNRGPTNVRIEYADSKFRLDSNCLSKPRILAFPDVVSLIQHYVMSCTVENKNEAPYTPPSPLSSMQKEMVAAAVHLKLIRPLSRKDSVPSLQHLCRLQINKSTEEVDQLPLPRRMGDYLKQYPFQL from the exons ATGCGTTTTTCTTGGTCCTGGAGTGACATGATCATCTGTGTTCAGGG ACCCCATCCTTTGCTGGCAGAGGAGAAGTTCAGGAGACAGTCGCTCAGAGGCATTGCAGTGGATTTGTCCGAGCAGATCATGCAACCTCGCTCCGTTACGGTCTTCCAGGGAGAATCTGCTCCTGCCTTCATGGCACCTGCTCCTGAGAATAACCTGCCTCGGATGCGAGATCCTGAAGAAGACCTGCTATGCATTGCAAAAACCTTCTCCTATCTGCGAGAATCCG GCTGGTATTGGGGGTCTATCACAGCCAGTGAGGCCAAGCAGCATCTTCAGAAGATGCCTGAGGGTACCTTCCTGGTACGGGACAGTACCCACCCCAGCTACCTGTTCACACTCTCCGTCAAGACCAACCGGGGTCCCACCAATGTGCGCATTGAATATGCCGACAGCAAGTTCCGGCTCGACTCAAACTGCCTTTCCAAACCCCGCATCCTGGCCTTCCCAGATGTGGTCAGCCTTATCCAGCACTATGTCATGTCCTGCACAGTGGAGAACAAGAATGAGGCCCCTTACACACCGCCCTCACCCCTGTCCTCCATGCAAAAGGAGATGGTGGCTGCGGCAGTGCACTTGAAGCTGATACGGCCACTCAGCCGCAAAGACAGTGTCCCCAGCCTACAGCACCTGTGCCGGCTACAGATTAACAAGTCGACAGAGGAGGTGGACCAGCTGCCCCTGCCCAGGAGGATGGGGGACTATTTGAAGCAAtatcccttccagctctga